TTAGGTATTAATGTGATAGGGTAATGAAAAAGACAATTTCTCAAGTTGTATCCGAGCGCATCCTTATTCTGGATGGGGCAATGGGTACAATGATTCAACAATATAATCTTAAAGAAGAAGATTTTCGTGGTGAACGCTTTGCGCATATTCCCGGACAGCTGAAAGGGAATAATGATCTATTATGTTTGACACGACCCGATGTGATTCAGGATATTCATCGTAAATATCTGGAAGCGGGTGCGGATATCATCGAGACCAATACGTTTAGTTCGACCACTGTTTCCATGGTTGATTATCATGTGGAAGAATACGTACGTGAGATGAATCTGGCAGCCGTAAAACTAGCCCGTGATCTTGCTGACGAGTACACTGCAAAGAATCCCGATAAACCTCGTTTTGTAGCCGGTTCTGTAGGACCGACCAATAAGACTTGTTCTATGAGTCCCGATGTGAATAACCCGGCTTATCGTGCTTTGAGTTATGACGAATTGGCTACATCCTATCAGCAACAGATGGAAGCAATGCTTGAAGGTGGGGTAGACGCCATTCTGATTGAGACAATCTTTGATACTCTAAATGCCAAAGCTGCAATTTTTGCTGCTGAACAAGCTATGAAAACGACAGGCGTGGAAGTACCTGTCATGTTATCTGTAACGGTGTCCGATATTGGCGGACGAACATTGTCCGGTCAGACATTGGATGCATTTCTTGCTTCTGTACAACATGCCAATATCTTTTCTGTCGGCTTGAACTGCTCATTCGGTGCCCGTCAGTTGAAACCATTTCTGGAACAGTTGGCAGCTCATGCACCTTATTATATTAGTGCCTATCCGAATGCCGGATTACCGAACAGTCTGGGTAAGTATGACCAGACACCTGCGGATATGGCTCATGAAGTGAGAGAATATATTGAAGAAGGATTAGTCAATATTATTGGTGGTTGTTGTGGTACGACAGATGAATATATTGCTGAATATCAGTTGCTTGTAGAAGATGCTAGACCACATGTTCCTGCTTCTGCACCAGATTGCATGTGGCTTTCCGGACTTGAATTATTGGAAGTTAAACCAGAAATTAACTTTGTAAATGTCGGTGAACGTTGCAACGTAGCCGGTTCACGTAAGTTTCTCCGTCTGGTAAACGAAAAGAAATATGATGAAGCTCTCTCCATCGCCCGTCAACAAGTGGAAGACGGTGCCTTGGTGATTGACGTCAATATGGACGACGGACTGTTGGACGCAAAAACAGAGATGGTTACTTTCCTGAATCTTATCATGTCCGAACCGGAAATAGCCCGTGTTCCGGTAATGATTGACTCTTCCAAATGGGAAGTGATTGAAGCCGGCTTGAAATGTCTGCAAGGAAAGTCAATCGTTAACTCTATTTCCCTGAAAGAAGGCGAGGAGGTTTTCCTTGAACATGCCCGTATCATTCGCCAATATGGAGCGGCAACCGTTGTAATGGCTTTCGATGAGAAAGGACAGGCAGATACAGC
The nucleotide sequence above comes from Bacteroides sp. AN502(2024). Encoded proteins:
- the metH gene encoding methionine synthase; this translates as MKKTISQVVSERILILDGAMGTMIQQYNLKEEDFRGERFAHIPGQLKGNNDLLCLTRPDVIQDIHRKYLEAGADIIETNTFSSTTVSMVDYHVEEYVREMNLAAVKLARDLADEYTAKNPDKPRFVAGSVGPTNKTCSMSPDVNNPAYRALSYDELATSYQQQMEAMLEGGVDAILIETIFDTLNAKAAIFAAEQAMKTTGVEVPVMLSVTVSDIGGRTLSGQTLDAFLASVQHANIFSVGLNCSFGARQLKPFLEQLAAHAPYYISAYPNAGLPNSLGKYDQTPADMAHEVREYIEEGLVNIIGGCCGTTDEYIAEYQLLVEDARPHVPASAPDCMWLSGLELLEVKPEINFVNVGERCNVAGSRKFLRLVNEKKYDEALSIARQQVEDGALVIDVNMDDGLLDAKTEMVTFLNLIMSEPEIARVPVMIDSSKWEVIEAGLKCLQGKSIVNSISLKEGEEVFLEHARIIRQYGAATVVMAFDEKGQADTAARKIEVCERAYRLLVDKVGFNPHDIIFDPNVLAVATGIEEHNNYAVDFIEATSWIKKNLPGAHVSGGVSNLSFSFRGNNYIREAMHAVFLYHAIQQGMDMGIVNPGTSVLYSDIPTDVLEKIEDVVLNRRPDAAERLIELAESLKATMNGTAGQPAAKQDVWREESVQERLKYALMKGVGDFLEKDLAEALPLYDKAVDVIEGPLMDGMNYVGELFGAGKMFLPQVVKTARTMKKAVAILQPIIESEKVEGSVSAGKVLLATVKGDVHDIGKNIVAVVMACNGYDIVDLGVMVPAETIVQRAIEEKVDMIGLSGLITPSLEEMVHVAMELEKAGLDIPLLIGGAATSKMHTALKIAPVYHAPVVHLKDASLNASVASKLLNPQLKAELVKELKTEYEVLREKSGLLKRETVSLEEAQKNKLNLF